In the genome of Serratia symbiotica (Periphyllus acericola), one region contains:
- the tsaC gene encoding L-threonylcarbamoyladenylate synthase type 1 TsaC — MNSEPTSTLASIIDALHNQQVIAYPTEAVFGLGCDPDSEQAVNTLLSLKQRSWEKGLILIAADYQQLIPYINDSTLSEPQRAAIFASWPGPVTWAIPARPETPRFLTGRFNSLAVRVSAHPLVQQLCRQYGKPLVSTSANFSECEPCRNTNDVTQQFGTVFPVLVGKVGGYLNPSEIRDALSDEQIRQG; from the coding sequence ATGAACTCAGAACCTACTTCCACCCTCGCATCTATTATCGACGCGCTGCATAATCAGCAGGTTATCGCCTATCCTACCGAAGCTGTATTCGGTCTGGGATGTGACCCCGATAGCGAACAGGCGGTTAATACGTTGCTGTCCCTGAAACAGCGGTCGTGGGAGAAGGGATTGATCCTTATCGCCGCCGACTACCAGCAGTTAATCCCGTATATTAATGACAGCACGTTGAGTGAGCCGCAACGTGCTGCGATATTCGCCAGTTGGCCGGGGCCGGTAACTTGGGCAATCCCTGCCCGGCCTGAAACTCCACGCTTTCTGACTGGCCGCTTCAACTCGCTAGCGGTGCGCGTCAGTGCCCATCCGCTGGTGCAGCAACTGTGTCGGCAGTATGGCAAACCATTGGTATCGACCAGCGCTAACTTCAGCGAGTGTGAACCCTGCCGTAATACAAATGATGTGACACAGCAATTCGGTACTGTGTTCCCGGTGTTGGTGGGTAAAGTTGGTGGTTACCTTAACCCTTCAGAAATCAGAGATGCTTTGAGCGACGAACAGATCCGCCAGGGTTAG
- the def gene encoding peptide deformylase yields MSVLQVLHFPDDRLRKIAAPVKEVNADIQRIVDDMFETMYAEEGIGLAATQVDIHQRIIVIDISNNCDQRLVLINPELLEKSGETGIEEGCLSLPEQRALVPRAANVKIRALDFDGKPFELEADDLLAICIQHEMEHLVGKLFIDYLSPFKRQRIRQKLEKIAKLNARA; encoded by the coding sequence ATGTCAGTCTTGCAGGTATTACATTTCCCAGACGATCGGCTGCGCAAAATCGCAGCGCCGGTAAAAGAAGTCAATGCAGATATACAGCGCATTGTAGATGACATGTTTGAAACCATGTACGCAGAGGAAGGCATTGGCTTGGCTGCAACTCAGGTGGATATCCACCAGCGCATTATCGTTATTGATATTTCCAATAACTGCGATCAGCGCCTGGTGCTGATCAACCCGGAACTGCTGGAAAAAAGCGGCGAAACCGGCATCGAAGAAGGCTGCCTTTCGTTACCTGAACAACGCGCTCTGGTACCGCGCGCAGCCAACGTGAAGATCCGCGCGCTCGACTTCGACGGCAAGCCTTTCGAGCTGGAAGCGGACGACCTGTTGGCGATCTGCATCCAACACGAGATGGAACACCTGGTAGGCAAGCTGTTCATAGATTACCTGTCGCCATTCAAGCGCCAGCGCATCCGCCAGAAACTGGAAAAAATAGCCAAGCTTAATGCCCGCGCCTAA